The DNA region TATTGAGCCCCGCGAACGGATTTATGGAAGTGAACGATTACCCATTCGCCATTCCGCTTTTCCAGAATCCATGAACATCTGACCGGAATCTCTAACGCCTGGTCACCCATCATCGCCTTAAAATTCCACAGGTCTGTCGCCCAGGCGAAATTGCCGTCTCCGGAGAGATGAATGGCCAGATCACTGGCGGTAATCTTTGTCTGCGACAGCGCCGCGTTCTGGTCAACGATGAGTTTCCTTAAGGAATCCCATCCCACAATTGGAGGCTCGGAGGTGCCGAAGTTGACCATCTCCGGATCGTGAGACAGAATCTTGCCATAGAGATCGATATCCTCTGTTTCAATGCTGGTTATATAGGACTCCAAGACCGAGGCTATCTTTTGCTTCTCTGCTGCAACATTTACCTGCGGCTGACAGGCAAACATCTGGACAATAATTAGGC from Candidatus Zixiibacteriota bacterium includes:
- a CDS encoding nuclear transport factor 2 family protein, which gives rise to MRTVTMILFGLIIVQMFACQPQVNVAAEKQKIASVLESYITSIETEDIDLYGKILSHDPEMVNFGTSEPPIVGWDSLRKLIVDQNAALSQTKITASDLAIHLSGDGNFAWATDLWNFKAMMGDQALEIPVRCSWILEKRNGEWVIVHFHKSVRGAQ